One genomic window of Ficedula albicollis isolate OC2 chromosome 18, FicAlb1.5, whole genome shotgun sequence includes the following:
- the EVPL gene encoding envoplakin isoform X1, with protein MFKGVAKSSPSRSSPSRGSPAKPSKSSTNELAVLISRMQTNADQVEKDILETQSRLKQDSSNHQKNKAFEFQTENARNLKEAETLLKDLFLDVDRAKRLRHPQAPEIEKDIQQLHDRVTQLCAEYRALYEQLNVPEVGPRVDWARILDQKMKQVNAGQYGPGMSELEKQIAEHNILQKEIEAYGLQIKNLRSGDVADLKSQYKDLLKASIWRGQSLGSLYHHLQGCTKELGYLTEQQTKILKQDWSDQMLDVQSLRREYEDFKSNELLRQEELVNHLQDDGDRMIELKHPAIKPIQAHQEALKNEWQNFLNLCICQESQLKSVESYKKFQDDAEAVSRSLKKMSSDLDTKYSKFNKDSPGVVSDLLLQLENEEKVLKQAEKSISDLKRRSREISPLKLRRTRPPEPLSLDTLCDWDAGEVQLTRGDKYTLKDNSNPEMWVVQSSTGVVQEAPSACFSIPPPDPESIDKVNRLEGELNTVKQKRAAVQSSLRRSQKEQVQPSQQALSRGPPAVQDDPQADRLLSSLDRVGKDLVQVEKEVLNRVRSPVSYSDPTDDLGRRIKQQQETTKKLENLGAAKDALQKECETYLSKKPTSTSASQLPVTLNALRSKYNDVNVLSSLYNEKAKAALNLETQIENTDRIVSTFEAKLAQDSIIPASPNALQDRANDLQKMRRDLVAQEDCVLKLNRGLKDAEHSCSAVQNNFQEYCPDLPRQRREVQLLNDRYHAVADQLDQREKTLRNISLTYQQFQNSNENLMFWMNNLPKHQVKTTDGPSQINYKLQAQKRLVGEIQIKEPEKNALVRLSQNVQSTLNDYELEAGKYSSSLDPSLTDSAAKRLRVTPLQESIQAQENDVTKLYMELVAESKEQLSRLEFAKKIVEKKEVHEDIEAVHEQTQKAENKATTSRESEGLKSQLEEERRKVARIEEDLEEHRNKLLMLKTQKPIERVEEKEVIEYYRDPQVESNISRMAQQIEEEGKKRQSLQEDIDVMSRKLAQMESEKKVTPAQLLTKEITRIEKDPSLDGQAASLRQEIKRLQQESLAAASELEQHKRELHMLERKQPNIREKVVVKELIKLEKNPEMLKSVRTLQLQIDEESFKRKSAEEAIVKVKNKIEEVERLIETAEPKIIVKEVKQVEQDPELLKETSKLKTLIEEERSKNLALTGELGELQSQYSIAEKKKPRIEVKERVNEIFLVDPETERQIAHLKRELQEVTLKRTKIDSEVEEALAELKVLRSQKPEVEFKEVIEEVVKHEKSPEILREIDRLKEQLNELVNTNGRTQEQLIRLQGERDEWRRERSKVETKLVNKEVIRYENDPLLEKEADRLRQEVRNMSQKRRAAEDAIYDLQNKYMLLERRKPEEKVVVQEVILTQKDPKLRDEHSRLRRSLDEEVSNRRRLERDVQQVRVLVEEQEKLLNFQEDRSKRLALEKEMRQITLRIKELEESPAPVQEKIIMEEVVKLEKDPVLEQSASNLRLELDREKMEVLSLQRECKNLQVQVDVLQKTKSQEKTIYKEVIRVEKDRALESERARVWELLSRERGAKQKAEEEVRRLREKIERAEGMKRTWAREETELQKARNMAIQERASLESELRELERQKQQKVLFLREESKLLSQRTQNDRQKKKQLEHEVSLLEADILREKDQIYNKERFIRDLQSKVNREEINHETQMRETNLSTKISILDPDTGKDMSPYEAYKRGIIDRGQYIQLQELECDWEEVTTLGPNGEVSLLLDKKSGKQYSIDDALRLRRITKEEYQLYRDGKIPISEFALLVAGETKPPSSLSIGSIISKSPLTSPTTHQTQTFFPPASQKGICDDTSPIAGVYDTTTNTKYNIKTAVAKKLLDPMTAQKLLEAQAATGGIIDLISRDRFSVHKAIERGLIDRTYMQRLLNAQKAFTGIEDPVTKRRLSVGEAVQKGWMTKDSAFPYLQVQHLTGGLIDPKKTGRIPVLEAVQTGMITSNLANRLQDESNYEKDLLDPVTKEKINYKEAMALCQKDSLSQLLLLPAASEGYQRYHQASRSPRLSRFRH; from the exons GATGTGGCAGATTTAAAAAGCCAGTACAAGGATTTGCTG AAAGCTTCCATCTGGCGAGGGCAGAGCCTTGGCAGCCTCTACCACCACCTCCAGGGCTGCACCAAGGAGCTGGGCTacctgacagagcagcagacCAAGATCCTGAAGCAGGACTGGAGTGACCAGATGCTGGATGTGCAGAGCCTGCGCAGGGAGTACGAG gATTTCAAGTCCAATGAGCTGCTCAGGCAGGAGGAGCTTGTGAACCACCTTCAGGACGATGGGGACAGGATGATTGAGCTGAAGCACCCAGCCATCAAACCTATccag GCTCACCAGGAAGCCTTGAAGAACGAGTGGCAGAATTTCCTGAATCTCTGCATTTGCCAGGAGAGCCAGCTGAAAAGTGTGGAGAGCTATAagaag TTCCAGGATGATGCTGAGGCTGTGAGCCGCTCCCTGAAGAAGATGAGCTCTGACCTGGACACCAAATACAGCAAGTTCAACAAAGACAGCCCTGGGGTGGTGTCAGacctgctgcttcagctggag AACGAGGAGAAGGTGTTGAAGCAGGCAGAGAAGAGCATCAGTGACCTgaagagaaggagcagagagatCAGCCCGCTGAAACTGCGCAGGACACGTCCCCCTGAGCCCCTCAGCCTGGACACCCTCTGTGACTGGGATGCTGGGGAG GTGCAGCTGACCAGAGGGGACAAGTACACCCTGAAGGACAACAGTAACCCAGAGATGTGGGTGGtccagagcagcactggagtGGTCCAGGAGGCACCTTCTGCTTGtttctccatccctcctcctgACCCCGAGTCCATAGACAAGGTCAACAG GTTGGAAGGGGAGCTGAACACGGTGAAGCAGAAGCGAGCAGCGGTTCAGAGCAGCCTGAGACGCAGCCAAAAGGAGCAggtccagcccagccagcaag ctctgtccaGGGGCCCTCCAGCAGTCCAGGATGATCCCCAAGCTGACAGGCTCCTCAGCAGCCTGGATCGTGTTGGCAAGGACTTGGTCCAGGTTGAGAAGGAGGTTTTGAACAGAGTGAGGTCTCCTGTGAGCTACAGTGACCCCACAGATGACCTTGGCAGGAGGatcaaacagcagcag gaaacAACAAAGAAACTGGAGAACCTGGGGGCAGCCAAGGATGCCTTGCAGAAGGAGTGTGAGACCTACCTttccaaaaaacccaccagcacCTCAGCTTCCCAGCTGCCTGTCACACTGAATGCCCTCAGGAGCAAATACAATGATGTCAATGTGCTCTCCAGCCTGTACAACGAGAA ggcTAAGGCTGCCCTGAACCTGGAGACTCAGATTGAGAACACAGACAGGATTGTCAGCACGTTTGAGGCCAAGCTGGCTCAGGACAGCATCATTCCTGCATCCCCCAATGCCCTGCAGGACCGGGCCAATGACCTGCAG AAGATGAGGCGTGACCTGGTGGCCCAGGAGGACTGTGTGCTGAAGCTGAACCGGGGGCTCAAGgatgctgagcacagctgcagtgctgtgcagaacaACTTCCAGGAGTACTGCCCTGACCTGCCCCGGCAGAGGAGGGAGGTGCAGCTCCTCAATGATCGCTACCACGCCGTGGCTGACCAGCTGGACCAGCG AGAGAAGACCCTCAGAAACATCAGCCTCACCTACCAGCAGTTCCAAAACTCCAATGAGAACCTGATGTTCTGGATGAACAACCTACCCAAGCACCAAGTGAAGACCACTGATGGGCCAAGCCAGATCAATtacaagctgcaggcacagaag AGGCTGGTGGGGGAGATCCAGATCAAGGAGCCTGAGAAGAACGCCCTGGTCAGGCTGTCCCAGAACGTGCAGTCCACACTCAAT GACTATGAGCTTGAAGCAGGCAAATACAGCTCTTCTCTGGACCCTTCCCTGACTGACTCTGCTGCAAAGAGGCTGCGTGTGACCCCCCTGCAGGAAAGCATCCAGGCCCAG GAAAATGATGTCACCAAGCTCTACATGGAGCTGGtagcagaaagcaaagagcagctcagccGGCTGGAGTTTGCCAAGAAGATTGTGGAGAAG AAGGAAGTGCATGAGGACATTGAAGCTGTGCATGAGCAAACCcagaaagctgaaaacaaagccACAACAAGCAGGGAATCTGAGGGGTTGAAAtcacagctggaggaggaaaggaggaaagtgGCCAGGATTGAAGAGGACCTGGAGGAGCACAGAAACAAGCTGCTGATGTTGAAAACTCAGAAGCCCATTGAAAGAGTGGAAGAAAAAGAGGTAATTGAATACTACAGAGACCCACAGGTGGAGAGCAACATCTCTAGGATGGCACAGCAGATTgaggaggaaggcaaaaagaggcagagcctgcaggaagACATTGATGTGATGAGCCGTAAGCTTGCCCAGATGGAGAGTGAGAAGAAGGTcactcctgcccagctcctcaccaaAGAGATCACCAGAATTGAGAAGGATCCCAGCCTGGATGGCCAAGCAGCCAGTCTTCGCCAGGAGATCAAGCGTCTCCAGCAGGAAAgcttggctgctgcttctgagcTCGAGCAGCACAAGAGGGAGCTGCACATGCTGGAGAGAAAGCAGCCCAACATCCGAGAGAAAGTGGTGGTGAAGGAGCTCATCAAACTggagaaaaacccagaaatgctGAAGTCTGTTAGGACCCTGCAGTTACAAATCGATGAGGAATCCTTCAAAAGAAAGTCTGCAGAGGAAGCGATAGTGAAAGTGAAGAACAAGATTGAGGAGGTGGAAAGACTGATTGAGACAGCAGAACCCAAAATTATTGTTAAGGAGGTGAAACAGGTAGAGCAAGACCCAGAGTTATTGAAAGAGACTTCCAAGCTTAAAACTCTGATTGAAGAAGAGAGGAGCAAAAACTTGGCGCTGACAGgtgagctgggagagctgcagagccagtACAGcattgcagagaagaaaaagcccaGGATAGAGGTGAAAGAGAGGGTCAATGAGATCTTCTTGGTGGACCCTGAAACGGAGAGGCAGATTGCACACCTGaaaagggagctgcaggaagtcactctgaaaaggacaaaaatcgACAGTGAAGTGGAAGAGGCCTTAGCAGAGCTCAAAGTCCTCAGGTCACAAAAACCAGAGGTGGAGTTTAAGGAGGTCATAGAGGAGGTGGTGAAACATGAAAAGAGTCCTGAGATTCTCAGAGAAATTGACAGGCTGAAGGAGCAGCTCAATGAACTTGTGAACACCAACGGCAggacccaggagcagctcatcAGGCTGCAGGGGGAAAGGGATGAATGGAGGAGGGAGAGATCCAAGGTGGAAACCAAGCTGGTCAACAAGGAAGTGATCCGATACGAGAATGACCCGCTCTTGGAAAAAGAAGCCGATCGCCTGCGCCAGGAGGTGCGTAACATGTCCCAGaagaggagagctgcagaggacGCCATCTATGACCTGCAGAACAAATACATGctcctggagaggaggaagcCAGAGGAGAAGGTGGTTGTTCAAGAGGTGATACTGACCCAAAAGGATCCAAAGCTCCGGGATGAGCACAGCAGGCTGAGGCGCAGTCTGGATGAGGAGGTGAGCAACAGGCGCCGCCTGGAGCGCGACGTGCAGCAGGTTCGTGTGCTGGTGGAAGAGCAAGAGAAGCTGCTCAACTTTCAGGAGGATCGAAGCAAGAGGCTTGCACTGGAGAAGGAGATGAGACAAATTACACTGAGAAtaaaggagctggaggagagcccagccccagtgcaAGAAAAGATCATTATGGAAGAAGTGgtgaagctggagaaggatCCAGTGCTGGAGCAGTCTGCCAGCAACCTGCGCTTGGAGCTGGACCGGGAGAAGATGGAGGTGCTGAGCTTGCAGAGAGAATGCAAGAACCTGCAGGTGCAAGTCGATGtcctgcagaaaacaaagtCCCAGGAGAAGACCATTTACAAGGAGGTGATTCGAGTGGAAAAGGACAGAGCGCTGGAGAGTGAACGTGCACGtgtctgggagctgctgagcagggagaggggagccaagcaaaaggcagaagaagagGTGCGGCGGCTGCGGGAGAAGATCGAGAGGGCTGAAGGCATGAAGAGGACGTGGGCTCGCGAagagacagagctgcagaaagccaGGAACATGGCCATCCAGGAGAGAGCCAGCTTGGAGAgtgagctgagggagctggagaggcagaagcagcagaaagtcCTCTTCCTTCGGGAGGAATCCAAACTGCTCAGCCAGCGGACCCAGAATGACAGGCAGAAGAAGAAGCAGCTGGAACATGAGGTTTCCCTGCTGGAGGCAGACATCCTTAGGGAGAAGGACCAGATCTACAACAAGGAGAGGTTCATTCGGGATCTCCAGTCAAAGGTCAACCGTGAAGAAATCAATCACGAGACCCAGATGAGAGAGACGAACCTCTCCACCAAGATCTCTATCTTGGACCCTGACACGGGGAAGGACATGTCCCCTTACGAAGCATACAAGCGAGGTATCATAGACAGAGGCCAGTACATCCAGCTGCAAGAGCTGGAGTGTGACTGGGAAGAAGTCACCACCCTGGGCCCAAATGGGGAGGTCTCACTTCTCCTTGACAAGAAAAGTGGGAAGCAGTATTCCATCGATGATGCGCTGAGGCTGAGGAGGATCACAAAGGAGGAGTACCAGCTGTACCGGGATGGCAAGATTCCCATCTCTGAATTTGCCTTGCTGGTGGCTGGGGAAACCAAGCCTCCCTCGTCCCTCTCAATTGGCTCCATCATCTCCAAATCCCCTCTCACATCGCCCACCACccaccaaacccaaaccttCTTCCCCCCAGCCTCACAGAAGGGCATATGTGATGACACATCCCCCATTGCTGGGGTCTATGACACCACCACCAACACCAAGTACAACATCAAGACTGCTGTTGCAAAGAAGCTGCTTGATCCCATGACAGCTCAGAAGCTCCTGGAAGCCCAGGCTGCCACGGGGGGCATCATAGACCTCATTTCCAGGGACCGGTTCTCGGTCCATAAGGCGATCGAGAGGGGGCTGATTGACAGGACCTACATGCAGAGACTGCTCAATGCCCAGAAAGCTTTCACAGGCATTGAGGACCCCGTGACCAAGCGAAGGCTGTCTGTGGGGGAAGCAGTTCAGAAGGGTTGGATGACCAAGGACAGTGCTTTCCCCTACCTGCAAGTCCAGCATCTAACTGGAGGGCTCATCGATCCCAAGAAAACTGGTCGCATCCCTGTGCTGGAAGCTGTCCAGACGGGCATGATAACGAGCAACCTGGCCAACAGGCTCCAGGATGAGTCCAACTACGAAAAAGATCTGCTTGACCCTGTCACTAAAGAGAAGATAAATTACAAGGAGGCCATGGCTCTCTGCCAGAAGGATTCCctgagccagctcctgctgctgccggCCGCGTCAGAGGGATACCAGCGGTACCACCAGGCGAGCCGCTCCCCCAGGCTCTCACGGTTCAGGCACTGA